In Armatimonadota bacterium, a single genomic region encodes these proteins:
- a CDS encoding SpoIVB peptidase S55 domain-containing protein translates to MIRSLVRLAIVLALAAGLVLPQASAGSGQEGLPPIMPLGEVRPGMRGIGRTVIQGQRVEQFDFEVIGILQGGGGIINVKHLILFRVFGPLMERTGGVAAGMSGSPLYVNGRLIGALSAGYIWQPGTRDLGLATPIEEMLPLLTDQGRPGADRRVERWPTVYRPLWPLRVAGRPVERVVVAWGSAAARAAALPGSLTFVPATTVSQVSGLTPRAFTLLRRILGDRSPRPLVQAGGTRAELQAERIRDGSTVGIVQVFGDITFGGICTVTLRVGNRLLICGHPWDQFGAVDYGLTASEIIQVVRTLERPFKEGNLGGLIGKIDQDRGQAIRGVLGELPRMFAVRVVVNDLDSGRQVTKGMQVVRREDLVRVFAPIMALTAVERARDQVIGEGTARVKMTVRAAGLPRVLERENVFYSDLDVAIAAMFDVPFATQFLFQNPFTQLNPIDMTIQVAITRQRQTATIQTVDVERREVSPGERLRVRITARPFQRNVQTTRVLEVPIPRNFPRGPAFLVVGPGGTQPPPSQAPSLGDAFVSMVVGEQEPFPGENLEEAIDIFENFGKNNHILLQVVPFGLPADGVEFTKFDVFAGGLVETDWVIQGQVTVPILVR, encoded by the coding sequence GTGATCCGCTCGCTCGTTCGGCTCGCCATCGTCCTGGCGCTGGCCGCCGGGCTCGTCCTGCCGCAGGCGTCGGCGGGCTCCGGACAGGAGGGCCTGCCGCCCATCATGCCGCTGGGGGAGGTGCGGCCGGGGATGCGCGGTATCGGCCGGACCGTCATCCAGGGGCAGCGGGTCGAGCAGTTCGACTTCGAGGTCATCGGCATCCTCCAGGGCGGCGGCGGGATCATCAACGTCAAGCACCTCATCCTCTTCCGCGTCTTTGGCCCGCTCATGGAGCGCACCGGGGGCGTGGCGGCGGGCATGAGCGGCAGCCCGCTCTACGTGAACGGCCGGCTCATCGGTGCGCTCAGCGCCGGCTACATCTGGCAGCCCGGCACGCGCGACCTGGGGCTGGCCACGCCCATTGAGGAGATGCTGCCGCTCCTCACCGACCAGGGCCGTCCCGGTGCCGACCGTCGCGTGGAGCGGTGGCCGACCGTCTACCGGCCGCTCTGGCCGCTGCGGGTGGCGGGCCGGCCGGTGGAGCGCGTCGTGGTGGCCTGGGGGAGCGCGGCGGCGCGCGCCGCCGCCCTGCCCGGCTCCCTCACCTTCGTGCCGGCCACCACGGTGAGCCAGGTGAGCGGCCTCACCCCCCGCGCCTTCACCCTGCTGCGGCGCATCCTGGGCGACCGCTCGCCGCGCCCGCTGGTACAGGCCGGCGGCACCCGGGCCGAGCTCCAGGCGGAGCGCATCCGCGACGGCAGCACCGTGGGCATCGTCCAGGTCTTCGGCGACATCACCTTCGGGGGGATCTGCACGGTGACGCTGCGGGTGGGCAACCGTCTGCTCATCTGCGGTCACCCCTGGGACCAGTTCGGCGCCGTGGACTACGGCCTGACCGCCTCGGAGATCATCCAGGTGGTGCGCACGCTGGAGCGCCCCTTCAAGGAGGGGAACCTGGGCGGCCTGATCGGCAAGATCGACCAGGACCGCGGGCAGGCCATCCGCGGGGTGCTCGGGGAGCTGCCCCGGATGTTCGCCGTGCGGGTCGTGGTGAACGACCTGGACAGCGGACGGCAGGTCACCAAGGGGATGCAGGTGGTGCGGCGGGAGGACCTGGTGCGCGTCTTCGCCCCGATCATGGCCCTCACGGCAGTGGAGCGGGCACGCGACCAGGTCATCGGCGAAGGCACCGCGCGCGTGAAGATGACGGTGCGGGCCGCCGGCCTCCCCCGCGTGCTGGAGCGCGAGAACGTCTTCTACAGCGACCTGGACGTGGCCATCGCCGCGATGTTCGACGTGCCGTTCGCCACCCAGTTCCTCTTCCAGAACCCCTTCACCCAGCTCAACCCCATCGACATGACGATCCAGGTGGCGATCACGCGCCAGCGCCAGACCGCCACCATCCAGACGGTGGACGTGGAGCGTCGCGAGGTCAGCCCCGGCGAGCGGCTGCGCGTGCGCATCACCGCCCGGCCGTTCCAGCGCAACGTCCAGACGACGCGCGTCCTGGAGGTCCCGATCCCCCGTAACTTCCCGCGCGGCCCGGCCTTCCTCGTGGTGGGACCCGGCGGGACGCAGCCGCCGCCCTCCCAGGCGCCGAGCCTGGGGGACGCCTTCGTCAGCATGGTGGTGGGGGAGCAGGAGCCCTTCCCCGGCGAGAACCTGGAGGAGGCCATCGACATCTTCGAGAACTTCGGAAAGAACAACCACATCCTGCTCCAGGTGGTGCCGTTCGGGCTGCCGGCCGACGGGGTGGAGTTCACCAAGTTCGACGTCTTCGCCGGCGGGCTCGTCGAGACGGACTGGGTGATCCAGGGTCAGGTGACGGTCCCGATCCTGGTGCGGTGA
- a CDS encoding DUF2118 domain-containing protein, translating to MTRRSTTLGLLAVALLATAVGAAPQLRDVKATLTGEVLEEGLVKAGDRVRDGDPLVYVRTVAGRAVAARAPADGVIVEVLVRPGQVIREKGQVVARLEPR from the coding sequence ATGACCAGGCGATCCACCACACTGGGGCTGCTCGCCGTCGCCCTGCTGGCGACCGCGGTGGGGGCCGCACCGCAGCTCCGCGACGTGAAGGCCACCCTCACCGGGGAGGTCCTGGAGGAGGGCCTCGTCAAGGCCGGCGACCGCGTCCGCGACGGCGACCCGCTGGTCTACGTCCGCACGGTGGCCGGGCGGGCGGTCGCCGCGCGGGCCCCCGCGGACGGGGTGATCGTGGAGGTGCTGGTCCGTCCCGGCCAGGTCATCAGGGAGAAGGGCCAGGTCGTCGCCCGCCTGGAGCCCCGGTAG
- the wecB gene encoding UDP-N-acetylglucosamine 2-epimerase (non-hydrolyzing), protein MSAPRRVATIFGTRPEAVKMAPVVAALRAAPDLVPVVLVTAQHREMLDQVLGVFGITPDRDLDIMQPEQTLVDIATRALQGLAAALAELRPDLVVVQGDAHTTFIGALAAYYQRIPVAHVEAGLRTADKYQPFPEEMNRRMTTALADLHFPPTAWARENLLREGVPPERIFLTGNTVIDALQAIRARGVAPPADLPDLGGRRMVLVTTHRREHWGEPLRQIYLALLDLLEQFPDIAVVFSVHPNPAVRRVVTAVLDGHPRAHLIEPPEYAPFIALMERAYLILTDSGGIQEEAPALGRPVLVLREKTERPEGVAAGTARLVGTDRARIVAEAARLLADPAAHAAMARARNPYGDGRAAERIVQAIRYWFGLTPDPPTPFGQPAGTDGPPPP, encoded by the coding sequence GTGAGCGCTCCCCGGCGCGTCGCCACCATCTTCGGCACCCGTCCCGAGGCCGTGAAGATGGCGCCGGTGGTGGCCGCCCTGCGCGCCGCCCCCGACCTCGTCCCCGTGGTCCTGGTCACGGCCCAGCACCGCGAGATGCTCGACCAGGTGCTGGGCGTCTTCGGCATCACGCCGGACCGGGACCTGGACATCATGCAGCCCGAGCAGACCCTGGTGGATATCGCCACGCGGGCGCTGCAGGGGCTGGCGGCCGCGCTGGCCGAGCTGCGCCCCGACCTGGTGGTGGTGCAGGGGGACGCCCATACCACCTTCATCGGCGCCCTGGCCGCCTACTACCAGCGCATCCCCGTCGCCCACGTCGAGGCCGGGCTGCGCACCGCCGACAAGTACCAGCCCTTCCCCGAGGAGATGAACCGGCGGATGACCACCGCGCTGGCGGACCTGCACTTCCCCCCGACGGCCTGGGCGCGGGAGAACCTGCTGCGCGAAGGGGTGCCGCCCGAGCGCATCTTCCTGACCGGCAACACGGTCATCGACGCGCTGCAGGCCATCCGCGCCCGCGGGGTGGCGCCGCCCGCGGACCTGCCCGACCTGGGCGGACGGCGCATGGTCCTGGTGACGACGCACCGGCGCGAGCACTGGGGGGAGCCCCTGCGCCAGATCTACCTGGCCCTGCTTGACCTGCTGGAGCAGTTCCCCGACATCGCCGTCGTCTTCTCCGTCCACCCCAACCCGGCCGTGCGCCGGGTGGTCACCGCCGTGCTCGACGGCCACCCCCGGGCGCACCTGATCGAGCCGCCGGAGTACGCTCCCTTCATCGCGCTGATGGAGCGGGCGTACCTCATCCTCACCGACTCCGGGGGGATCCAGGAGGAGGCCCCGGCGCTGGGCCGGCCGGTGCTGGTGCTGCGGGAGAAGACCGAGCGCCCCGAGGGCGTGGCCGCCGGCACCGCCCGGCTGGTGGGCACCGACCGGGCGCGCATCGTGGCGGAAGCGGCCCGGCTCCTCGCCGACCCCGCCGCCCACGCCGCCATGGCCCGGGCGCGCAACCCGTACGGGGACGGGCGGGCGGCGGAGCGGATCGTCCAGGCCATCCGCTACTGGTTCGGCCTCACCCCCGACCCGCCGACCCCCTTCGGCCAGCCCGCCGGAACCGACGGGCCGCCGCCTCCGTAG